One Glaciihabitans arcticus DNA window includes the following coding sequences:
- a CDS encoding ExeM/NucH family extracellular endonuclease: MHAPNRRAKLGLAALTALALTAAPIVAGPASANTAGTGLVINEAFNNGGSGGSAYPRFVELFNPTGSDINLTGKSLQYRAPATTTAPSNIFPLTGIVKAGGYFLVGGAGSATNTSPLPTPDQTTAFASGGAGGSLFLANQTTALPVGTGSLVGNPAIEDLVGWGTSLTFEGTVAPAGGLALSQNRAAAADSDVNGTDFTTAAPSPRNSTGTGTTPDPEPTDPPVAVTATIAEIQGSTATSPLVGSTVTTRGIVTANYGSGAGTFNGYVIQTPGTGGAVDFASHTASNAVFVFSSATAAAAPIGSYVEVTGPVSEFQGLTEVTVAAGELTVLTETAAPVQPISTEVPIAQREAAESMLVAPAGAFTVTDTYDTNYFGSVVLNPGTKPLATPTAVTEPGSAEYTALVASNAGRAITLDDGASVNFNTSKDTELPYLSLTAPVRTGAAVTFTKPVILDYRFSAWNYQPTQQLTTANASTVQPATFANTRTAAPLPVGGDATFATFNVLNYFSTTGDTLGTCTYYNDRAGLPVTVNAGCDARGAANPANLKRQQDKIVAALNSLDADVVALEEIENSARFNKPRDEALQTLTAALNTAAGSNVWSFVPSPAALPASEDVIRTAFIYKSAVVETVGSSVILDDPAFANARQPLAQEFALKGGGAETEFLAIVNHFKSKGSGSGTGNTDAGDGQGFSNASRVAQAQALVAFANMLKTQKATDRILLSGDFNAYLKEDPIDVILGAGFVDLGATTGKETYSFDGASGSLDHIFASGAANESVTGVDIWNINSVESIALEYSRYNYNALNFYAPDAYRSSDHDPIVAGLALAETEPATVDINLLNINDFHGRIDANTIKFAGTVEKLRAEGGDDNTLFLSDGDNIGASLFASSSQKDQPTIDVLNALELDSSAVGNHEFDQGFSDLTGRVDSAADWSYLGANVYLAGTTTPALDAYDIFEIDGVRVAVIGAVTEETPSLVSPGGISTLEFGDPVVAVNRVVTDLKARDLADVFIAEYHEGAGAGTPDGATLEQELALTDSAFAEIVKNTTADVDAIFTGHTHKQYVWNAQVPGAAAGVTRPVLQTGSYGENVGQIVLTYDNATDDVVDYTARNVARITTADDLLVSTYPRVAQVKTIVTAALAAAAQIGNVSVGTIAKDITSAYIGTARDDRASESALGNLVADSFVETLADERLGGAEIGVVNPGGLRAELFAGNVTYSQANAVLPFANNLWTTTLTGAQFKTLLEQQWQRTTAGAVPSRPYLALGLSDNVNYTYDATLPEGSRITSITVDDKPIDPTRGYRIGTVSFLLEGGDNFHVFKSSTAKKDSGLVDRDAWIDFITDNSPLSPSFDRRGVAVMGAPTEALDSGFSGAVLLSKLNLTSLGSPLNTTVSAYFEGSDAKPIKSKVSALGSATAIFTVPRDLPAASTLVLVANESGTTVRIPVTINPDPVITGATPTIEGTPAVGETLTAVAGTWAPADVELAFQWKRSGVAIAGATEAEYALTPADFGKTITVTVTGSHDDLPAVALTSTSVTVVAGTFDTTVPVITGRNAVGVKLTATVGAWTPVASKLTYRWLRNGASISGASKATYTTTKSDAGKAITVLVTGTATGFTPVSVASEPVVVGKVLTATPTPRISGKAAVGKKLVVTPGTWKPSPVSLSVQWYRNGVAIDGAISKSYVLKAADRGKTITVKVKGSKVGYTSKTATSKKTSKVK; the protein is encoded by the coding sequence ATGCACGCACCGAATCGCCGAGCCAAACTCGGTCTCGCAGCGCTTACAGCGCTCGCGCTCACAGCAGCACCCATTGTTGCTGGTCCCGCGTCCGCCAATACGGCCGGCACGGGACTCGTCATCAACGAGGCCTTCAACAACGGCGGCAGCGGCGGATCCGCGTACCCGCGCTTCGTCGAGCTCTTCAACCCGACCGGCAGCGACATCAACCTGACCGGAAAGTCACTGCAGTACCGCGCGCCCGCGACCACCACCGCTCCGAGCAACATCTTCCCCCTCACCGGAATCGTCAAGGCCGGAGGGTACTTCCTCGTCGGAGGCGCCGGATCCGCGACGAACACCAGCCCCCTCCCGACCCCCGACCAGACCACAGCATTCGCGTCCGGCGGTGCCGGCGGCAGCCTCTTCCTCGCCAACCAGACCACGGCACTCCCGGTGGGCACCGGTTCCCTCGTGGGCAACCCGGCCATCGAGGACCTCGTCGGCTGGGGCACGTCGCTCACGTTCGAGGGCACGGTCGCCCCCGCCGGTGGCCTCGCGCTCTCGCAGAACCGCGCGGCGGCCGCTGACTCCGACGTCAACGGCACCGACTTCACTACGGCGGCTCCCTCGCCCCGCAACTCCACGGGAACCGGCACCACGCCCGACCCGGAGCCCACCGATCCGCCCGTCGCCGTCACCGCGACGATCGCGGAGATCCAGGGCAGCACCGCGACGAGCCCGCTCGTCGGGTCCACCGTCACCACGCGCGGCATCGTCACGGCCAACTACGGCTCCGGTGCCGGCACGTTCAACGGCTACGTCATCCAGACGCCGGGAACCGGTGGAGCCGTCGACTTCGCGAGCCACACCGCATCGAACGCCGTCTTCGTCTTCTCGTCGGCGACGGCCGCAGCGGCGCCGATCGGTTCCTACGTCGAGGTCACCGGCCCCGTGAGCGAGTTCCAGGGACTCACCGAGGTCACCGTCGCAGCCGGCGAACTCACCGTGCTGACCGAGACCGCCGCCCCCGTGCAGCCGATCAGCACCGAGGTGCCGATCGCTCAGCGCGAGGCAGCCGAGAGCATGCTCGTCGCTCCGGCCGGTGCCTTCACGGTCACCGACACCTACGACACCAACTACTTCGGATCGGTTGTGCTCAACCCCGGAACGAAGCCGCTCGCCACCCCGACGGCGGTGACCGAGCCCGGCAGCGCCGAGTACACGGCCCTCGTCGCCTCGAACGCCGGCCGCGCCATCACGCTCGACGATGGTGCCAGCGTGAACTTCAACACCTCGAAGGACACCGAGCTGCCCTACCTCTCGCTCACCGCACCGGTGCGCACGGGCGCGGCCGTCACGTTCACGAAGCCGGTCATCCTCGACTACCGCTTCTCGGCCTGGAACTACCAGCCGACGCAGCAGCTCACGACCGCCAACGCCTCGACCGTGCAGCCCGCGACTTTCGCCAACACCCGTACGGCAGCACCCCTGCCCGTCGGTGGCGACGCGACCTTCGCGACGTTCAACGTGCTGAACTACTTCTCCACCACGGGTGACACACTCGGAACCTGCACCTACTACAACGACCGCGCGGGCCTTCCCGTCACGGTCAACGCAGGCTGCGACGCGCGCGGAGCGGCCAACCCGGCCAACCTCAAGCGCCAGCAGGACAAGATCGTCGCCGCCCTGAACTCGCTCGACGCCGACGTTGTCGCGCTCGAGGAGATCGAGAACTCCGCGCGGTTCAACAAGCCCCGCGACGAGGCGCTCCAGACCCTGACCGCTGCGCTCAACACGGCAGCCGGTTCCAACGTCTGGTCGTTTGTGCCGTCCCCCGCTGCGCTTCCCGCCAGCGAAGACGTCATCCGCACCGCCTTCATCTACAAGAGCGCGGTTGTCGAGACCGTCGGTTCGTCCGTGATTCTGGATGACCCGGCCTTCGCCAATGCCCGCCAGCCGCTCGCGCAGGAGTTCGCCCTCAAGGGCGGCGGCGCCGAAACCGAGTTCCTCGCGATCGTCAACCACTTCAAGTCGAAGGGATCGGGCAGCGGCACCGGCAACACCGACGCGGGAGACGGACAGGGCTTCTCGAACGCCTCACGAGTGGCCCAGGCCCAGGCGCTCGTCGCCTTCGCCAACATGCTGAAGACGCAGAAGGCCACCGATCGCATCCTGCTGAGCGGTGACTTCAACGCGTACCTCAAGGAAGACCCGATCGACGTCATCCTCGGTGCAGGATTCGTTGACCTCGGCGCCACGACCGGCAAGGAGACCTACTCGTTCGACGGCGCAAGCGGTTCGCTGGACCACATCTTCGCATCGGGTGCCGCGAACGAGTCGGTGACCGGCGTCGACATCTGGAACATCAACTCCGTCGAGTCGATCGCCCTCGAGTACAGCCGCTACAACTACAACGCGCTGAACTTCTACGCACCGGACGCCTACCGTTCGTCTGACCACGACCCGATCGTCGCCGGGCTCGCGCTCGCCGAGACCGAGCCGGCAACCGTCGACATCAACCTGCTCAACATCAACGACTTCCACGGTCGTATCGATGCGAACACGATCAAGTTCGCGGGAACGGTGGAGAAGCTGCGTGCCGAGGGCGGGGACGACAACACCCTGTTCCTGTCCGACGGTGACAACATCGGAGCGTCGCTCTTCGCCTCGTCGTCGCAGAAGGACCAGCCGACGATCGACGTGCTCAACGCACTCGAGCTTGACTCGTCCGCGGTCGGCAATCACGAGTTCGACCAGGGCTTCAGCGACCTCACCGGTCGTGTGGACAGCGCGGCCGACTGGAGCTACCTGGGTGCGAACGTGTACCTCGCGGGCACCACGACACCGGCGCTGGACGCGTACGACATCTTCGAGATCGACGGCGTACGCGTCGCGGTCATCGGAGCAGTCACCGAGGAGACCCCCTCGCTCGTCTCGCCCGGAGGAATCTCCACACTCGAGTTCGGTGACCCCGTGGTCGCCGTCAACCGCGTCGTCACCGACCTGAAGGCGCGCGACCTCGCCGACGTCTTCATCGCCGAGTACCACGAGGGCGCGGGAGCCGGCACGCCGGATGGCGCGACCCTCGAGCAGGAACTGGCACTCACCGACAGCGCCTTCGCGGAGATCGTGAAGAACACGACCGCCGACGTCGACGCGATCTTCACCGGTCACACGCACAAGCAGTACGTCTGGAACGCCCAGGTTCCCGGAGCGGCGGCGGGCGTCACGCGCCCCGTACTGCAGACGGGCAGCTACGGCGAGAACGTCGGCCAGATCGTGCTCACCTACGACAACGCGACCGACGACGTTGTGGACTACACCGCCCGCAACGTGGCACGCATCACCACCGCAGACGACCTGCTCGTCAGCACCTATCCCCGCGTCGCCCAGGTCAAGACGATCGTCACCGCAGCGCTTGCCGCAGCGGCCCAGATCGGCAACGTCTCGGTCGGCACCATTGCGAAGGACATCACGAGCGCCTATATCGGAACCGCTCGGGATGACCGTGCGAGCGAGTCCGCACTGGGCAACCTCGTCGCGGACTCCTTCGTCGAGACCCTCGCCGATGAGCGCCTGGGTGGAGCCGAGATCGGAGTCGTCAACCCCGGCGGTCTCCGTGCCGAGCTCTTCGCGGGCAACGTCACCTACAGCCAGGCCAACGCGGTTCTCCCGTTCGCCAACAACCTGTGGACGACGACCCTCACCGGTGCGCAGTTCAAGACACTCCTCGAGCAGCAGTGGCAGCGTACGACCGCGGGTGCAGTTCCCTCGCGCCCGTACCTGGCACTCGGGCTCTCGGACAACGTGAACTACACCTACGACGCGACCCTCCCCGAGGGAAGCCGCATCACAAGCATCACGGTTGACGACAAGCCCATCGACCCGACGCGCGGCTACCGCATCGGAACCGTCAGCTTCCTCCTCGAGGGTGGCGACAACTTCCACGTGTTCAAGTCGAGCACGGCCAAGAAGGATTCCGGTCTCGTCGACCGCGACGCCTGGATCGACTTCATCACCGATAACAGCCCGCTCAGCCCCTCGTTCGATCGCCGCGGAGTCGCCGTAATGGGCGCACCCACCGAGGCGCTCGACTCCGGCTTCAGCGGTGCCGTGCTCCTCTCGAAGCTCAACCTCACCTCGCTCGGCAGCCCGCTGAACACCACGGTGAGCGCATACTTCGAAGGCAGCGACGCGAAGCCGATCAAGTCGAAGGTCTCCGCCCTCGGCTCGGCTACGGCGATCTTCACGGTTCCCCGTGACCTGCCTGCCGCATCCACCCTCGTCCTTGTGGCGAACGAGTCGGGCACGACCGTGCGGATCCCCGTGACGATCAACCCCGACCCGGTCATCACCGGTGCGACGCCGACGATCGAGGGCACCCCTGCCGTCGGCGAGACGCTCACCGCGGTCGCCGGCACCTGGGCTCCGGCCGATGTCGAGCTCGCCTTCCAGTGGAAGCGCTCCGGCGTGGCCATCGCGGGTGCGACCGAGGCTGAGTACGCGCTCACCCCGGCCGACTTCGGCAAGACGATCACCGTGACGGTCACCGGAAGCCATGACGACCTCCCCGCCGTTGCTCTCACGAGCACGAGCGTCACGGTCGTCGCGGGAACCTTCGACACCACGGTGCCGGTCATCACGGGTCGCAATGCGGTCGGAGTGAAGCTCACGGCAACGGTGGGTGCCTGGACGCCGGTCGCGTCGAAGCTCACCTACCGCTGGCTGCGCAACGGGGCATCCATCTCGGGTGCGAGCAAGGCGACGTACACGACGACCAAGTCGGACGCGGGCAAGGCGATCACCGTGCTCGTCACCGGCACCGCGACGGGCTTCACCCCCGTCAGTGTTGCGAGCGAACCGGTCGTTGTGGGCAAGGTGCTCACCGCGACTCCCACGCCCCGCATCTCCGGCAAGGCTGCGGTCGGCAAGAAGCTGGTTGTGACCCCGGGCACCTGGAAGCCTTCACCGGTATCTCTGTCGGTGCAGTGGTACCGCAACGGTGTCGCTATCGATGGTGCCATCAGCAAGTCGTACGTGCTGAAGGCAGCGGACCGCGGAAAGACCATCACCGTCAAGGTGAAGGGCTCGAAGGTCGGCTACACGTCGAAGACCGCGACCAGCAAGAAGACCTCGAAGGTCAAGTAG